The Coffea arabica cultivar ET-39 chromosome 8e, Coffea Arabica ET-39 HiFi, whole genome shotgun sequence genome window below encodes:
- the LOC113703860 gene encoding serine/threonine-protein kinase WNK8 isoform X1 yields the protein MNSRAGSFLSAPNAKLKLEASENDIILEVSPDKRYIRYNEILGRGAFKIVYKGFDEVDGIEIAWNQVSIDDALQSSENLRRLYSEVHLLRTLKHENIMKLYTSWVDDENKTINMITELFTSGSLRQYRKKHRNVELKAIKNWARQILQGLHYLHNHDPPIIHRDLKCDNIFVNGNHGEVKIGDLGLATMMQQRTVRSVIGTPEFMAPELYEEEYNQLVDIYSFGMCLLEMITCEYPYGECKNQAQIYKKVTSGIKPAALGNVKDPQAKQLIEKCLLPAGQRLNAAELLKDPFLSSESSKELLCNLVQPLSITSKAMNFCKADSLSMDIEPTYRNVSYDACGESTIETHNVMLHRYNTRNEFRLRGEIRDSCSISLTLRIADFHGRVRNIHFMFYLDADTAISIAGEMVEQLGLLSDDVFLIAELIDCLILEMVPDWKPSFESLAGVGDLNKKSGICQNGHLLTSYSIERGSNSMPCHDLNEPHAFTEFIFVDRHDAEESVEKLSKHDQGFSNSLCSSDLGIVCKKYGAEVYDGNISESVMSECTKKSGLSIVGSSSAISNDLCFSFSSAPLNEKDSEKDQCLELKLELNAIAVQYDQCCHELLRMREEALANAKKRWVTSKRMPVS from the exons ATGAATTCTAGGGCAGGTTCGTTTTTGTCAGCGCCAAATGCTAAGCTGAAGTTGGAGGCCAGTGAGAATGATATTATTTTAGAAGTTTCCCCCGATAAACGATATATTCGG tATAATGAAATCTTGGGGAGAGGAGCATTCAAGATTGT TTATAAGGGGTTTGATGAAGTAGATGGAATTGAAATTGCGTGGAACCAAGTAAGCATTGACGACGCATTGCAGTCTTCAGAAAATCTTCGAAGATTATATTCTGAGGTTCACCTGTTGAGAACATTGAAACATGAGAACATCATGAAGTTATATACCTCTTGGGTTGATGATGAGAACAAAACAATAAACATGATTACTGAGTTGTTCACTTCAGGAAGTTTGAGGCA GTACCGCAAGAAGCACAGAAATGTCGAGCTGAAGGCTATTAAGAACTGGGCTAGACAGATACTGCAAGGCTTACACTATCTCCACAATCATGACCCACCGATCATTCATAGAGATTTGAAGTGTGACAATATCTTTGTTAATGGAAATCATGGAGAAGTTAAAATTGGAGATTTAGGCTTAGCAACAATGATGCAGCAGCGTACTGTGCGAAGTGTTATTG GCACTCCTGAATTTATGGCTCCTGAGCTCTATGAAGAGGAGTATAATCAACTTGTTGACATCTATTCTTTTGGCATGTGTTTGTTGGAGATGATAACCTGTGAATATCCATACGGTGAATGCAAAAATCAAGCTCAAATCTATAAAAAGGTCACTTCA GGGATAAAGCCAGCTGCGCTTGGTAATGTTAAGGACCCCCAAGCAAAGCAGCTCATAGAAAAATGTTTGCTCCCAGCAGGTCAGAGGTTGAATGCAGCAGAGCTCTTGAAAGATCCGTTTCTTTCATCTGAAAGTTCAAAGGAGTTACTGTGCAATCTTGTGCAACCGCTTAGTATTACATCCAAAGCAATGAACTTTTGCAAGGCTGATTCTCTTTCTATGGATATAGAACCTACATACAGAAATGTGTCATATGATGCCTGTGGAGAAAGCACCATTGAAACCCATAACGTAATGTTGCACAGATACAACACCAGAAATGAATTTAGATTGCGAGGGGAAATTCGTGATAGTTGTTCCATATCATTGACATTGCGCATTGCTGACTTTCATG GGCGGGTAAGGAATATCCACTTTATGTTCTATCTGGATGCTGATACTGCGATTTCAATAGCTGGCGAGATGGTTGAACAGCTTGGTTTATTGAGTGACGATGTCTTTCTCATAGCGGAGTTGATTGACTGTTTAATTTTAGAAATGGTTCCCGACTGGAAACCGTCATTTGAAAGTTTGGCTGGAGTAGGCGACTTAAACAAGAAGTCTGGCATATGTCAAAATGGTCACCTCTTAACAAGCTACAGCATAGAACGGGGATCGAATAGTATGCCCTGCCATGATTTAAATGAACCGCATGCTTTTACCGAATTCATTTTTGTTGACAGACATGATGCTGAAGAGTCAGTTGAGAAGTTATCAAAGCACGATCAAGGATTTTCTAATTCTTTGTGCAGTTCTGACTTAGGCATTGTTTGCAAGAAATATGGCGCTGAGGTTTACGACGGTAATATCAGTGAGTCTGTGATGAGTGAATGTACAAAGAAATCAGGGTTGTCAATTGTTGGTTCTAGCAGTGCAATATCTAACGATTTGTGCTTCAGTTTTTCTTCTGCGCCTCTGAATGAAAAAGACTCAGAAAAAGATCAATGCTTAGAGCTGAAGCTAGAACTCAATGCAATAGCTGTTCAATACGACCAGTGTTGCCATGAACTTTTAAGGATGAGAGAGGAGGCACTGGCAAATGCTAAGAAGAGGTGGGTCACAAGCAAGAGGATGCCTGTTTCTTGA
- the LOC113703716 gene encoding protein LEAD-SENSITIVE 1-like gives MGFLSHKVERSDIEAGDHIYTWKTGFSYSHHGIYLGGNKVVHFTREENKVSTGGFSISFSSTGEVSSLYSAPRAKELPACLHMPDCGFRQPQSGVVLSCLDCFLGGGSLCRFEYGISPLIFVVKLRGGTCTVADSDAPKTVIHRAMFLLHNGFGSYNLFENNCEDFALYCKTGLLIHDQTAPGRSGQVSGVVCAPLAAVLSSPLRWFMSSPISIAAAGAGLYCLSRYATDIGVRTDVIKAEVEDMVLFHGIIEGPNKPTNHVKSHKRPHESDQSDFPASKRQC, from the exons ATGGGTTTTCTCTCACACAAGGTAGAAAGAAGCGACATTGAAGCTGGTGACCACATCTATACTTGGAAAACCGGGTTTAGTTACTCTCACCATG GCATCTACCTTGGTGGAAACAAAGTCGTCCATTTCACTCGTGAAGAAAATAAAGTCTCAACTGGTGGTTTCTCCATCAGCTTTTCAAGTACAGGTGAAGTGTCTTCTCTGTACTCTGCTCCGCGTGCAAAAGAGCTGCCAGCCTGTCTACatatgccggactgtggatttCGTCAACCTCAAAGTGGGGTTGTTCTTTCTTGCTTGGATTGCTTCCTTGGTGGCGGATCATTGTGTCGCTTTGAGTACGGAATCAGCCCACTTATTTTTGTTGTGAAACTTCGAGGTGGCACATGTACGGTAGCAGACTCTGATGCACCGAAAACAGTGATTCACAGGGCCATGTTTCTCCTTCATAATGGATTTGGAAGCTACAACTTGTTTGAGAATAACTGCGAGGATTTTGCTCTATACTGTAAAACAGGTCTTCTCATTCATGACCAAACAGCTCCTGGAAGGAGTGGTCAGGTGTCTGGTGTCGTGTGTGCTCCGCTGGCAGCTGTTCTTTCTTCACCACTTAGGTGGTTCATGTCTAGCCCGATCAGCATAGCAGCAGCTGGAGCTGGATTATACTGTTTGAGCCGATATGCTACGGATATTGGGGTGAGAACTGATGTCATCAAAGCGGAAGTAGAGGATATGGTTTTGTTCCATGGCATCATCGAAGGCCCAAATAAACCTACTAATCATGTTAAATCCCATAAACGGCCCCATGAGTCTGATCAATCGGATTTTCCTGCTTCTAAGAGGCAATGCTAG
- the LOC113702687 gene encoding protein yippee-like At4g27745 — protein sequence MAELMGPRLYSCCNCRNQVALHDDVISKAFQGRNGRAFLFSHAMNVVVGPKEDRQLMTGLHTVADVYCNDCREVLGWKYERAYEETQKYKEGKFILEKSKIVKENW from the exons ATGGCTGAGTTGATGGGGCCAAGATTGTACAGTTGCTGTAATTGTAGAAATCAAGTTGCACTTCATGATGATGTCATTTCCAAAGCATTTCAG GGAAGAAATGGTCGAGCCTTTCTATTCTCCCATGCAATGAATGTTGTTGTGGGGCCTAAAGAGGATAGGCAGCTTATGACCGGCCTCCACACAGTCGCTGATGTCTATTGTAATGATTGCCGTGAGGTGCTGGGTTGGAAATATGAACGAGCTTATGAAGAAACACAGAAGTACAAGGAAGGGAAGTTTATActtgaaaagtcaaaaattgtgaAGGAAAACTGGTAG
- the LOC113703860 gene encoding serine/threonine-protein kinase WNK8 isoform X2 — protein sequence MKLYTSWVDDENKTINMITELFTSGSLRQYRKKHRNVELKAIKNWARQILQGLHYLHNHDPPIIHRDLKCDNIFVNGNHGEVKIGDLGLATMMQQRTVRSVIGTPEFMAPELYEEEYNQLVDIYSFGMCLLEMITCEYPYGECKNQAQIYKKVTSGIKPAALGNVKDPQAKQLIEKCLLPAGQRLNAAELLKDPFLSSESSKELLCNLVQPLSITSKAMNFCKADSLSMDIEPTYRNVSYDACGESTIETHNVMLHRYNTRNEFRLRGEIRDSCSISLTLRIADFHGRVRNIHFMFYLDADTAISIAGEMVEQLGLLSDDVFLIAELIDCLILEMVPDWKPSFESLAGVGDLNKKSGICQNGHLLTSYSIERGSNSMPCHDLNEPHAFTEFIFVDRHDAEESVEKLSKHDQGFSNSLCSSDLGIVCKKYGAEVYDGNISESVMSECTKKSGLSIVGSSSAISNDLCFSFSSAPLNEKDSEKDQCLELKLELNAIAVQYDQCCHELLRMREEALANAKKRWVTSKRMPVS from the exons ATGAAGTTATATACCTCTTGGGTTGATGATGAGAACAAAACAATAAACATGATTACTGAGTTGTTCACTTCAGGAAGTTTGAGGCA GTACCGCAAGAAGCACAGAAATGTCGAGCTGAAGGCTATTAAGAACTGGGCTAGACAGATACTGCAAGGCTTACACTATCTCCACAATCATGACCCACCGATCATTCATAGAGATTTGAAGTGTGACAATATCTTTGTTAATGGAAATCATGGAGAAGTTAAAATTGGAGATTTAGGCTTAGCAACAATGATGCAGCAGCGTACTGTGCGAAGTGTTATTG GCACTCCTGAATTTATGGCTCCTGAGCTCTATGAAGAGGAGTATAATCAACTTGTTGACATCTATTCTTTTGGCATGTGTTTGTTGGAGATGATAACCTGTGAATATCCATACGGTGAATGCAAAAATCAAGCTCAAATCTATAAAAAGGTCACTTCA GGGATAAAGCCAGCTGCGCTTGGTAATGTTAAGGACCCCCAAGCAAAGCAGCTCATAGAAAAATGTTTGCTCCCAGCAGGTCAGAGGTTGAATGCAGCAGAGCTCTTGAAAGATCCGTTTCTTTCATCTGAAAGTTCAAAGGAGTTACTGTGCAATCTTGTGCAACCGCTTAGTATTACATCCAAAGCAATGAACTTTTGCAAGGCTGATTCTCTTTCTATGGATATAGAACCTACATACAGAAATGTGTCATATGATGCCTGTGGAGAAAGCACCATTGAAACCCATAACGTAATGTTGCACAGATACAACACCAGAAATGAATTTAGATTGCGAGGGGAAATTCGTGATAGTTGTTCCATATCATTGACATTGCGCATTGCTGACTTTCATG GGCGGGTAAGGAATATCCACTTTATGTTCTATCTGGATGCTGATACTGCGATTTCAATAGCTGGCGAGATGGTTGAACAGCTTGGTTTATTGAGTGACGATGTCTTTCTCATAGCGGAGTTGATTGACTGTTTAATTTTAGAAATGGTTCCCGACTGGAAACCGTCATTTGAAAGTTTGGCTGGAGTAGGCGACTTAAACAAGAAGTCTGGCATATGTCAAAATGGTCACCTCTTAACAAGCTACAGCATAGAACGGGGATCGAATAGTATGCCCTGCCATGATTTAAATGAACCGCATGCTTTTACCGAATTCATTTTTGTTGACAGACATGATGCTGAAGAGTCAGTTGAGAAGTTATCAAAGCACGATCAAGGATTTTCTAATTCTTTGTGCAGTTCTGACTTAGGCATTGTTTGCAAGAAATATGGCGCTGAGGTTTACGACGGTAATATCAGTGAGTCTGTGATGAGTGAATGTACAAAGAAATCAGGGTTGTCAATTGTTGGTTCTAGCAGTGCAATATCTAACGATTTGTGCTTCAGTTTTTCTTCTGCGCCTCTGAATGAAAAAGACTCAGAAAAAGATCAATGCTTAGAGCTGAAGCTAGAACTCAATGCAATAGCTGTTCAATACGACCAGTGTTGCCATGAACTTTTAAGGATGAGAGAGGAGGCACTGGCAAATGCTAAGAAGAGGTGGGTCACAAGCAAGAGGATGCCTGTTTCTTGA
- the LOC113703232 gene encoding oligopeptide transporter 7-like, with protein sequence MEESSADEIRAPLIISKDEDINDDDVYALSSSKSNEVHHVYDEEEEEENSPIPQVALTVPTTDDPSLPVLTFRMWVLGTLSCILLSFLNQFFWYRTEPLTITAISAQIAVVPLGQLMAARLPKGAFFKGSRWEFSLNPGPFNVKEHVLITIFANSGAGTVYAIHIVTVVKAFYKRHITFFVSLIVVLTTQVLGFGWAGIFRRYLVEPAAMWWPANLVQVSLFRALHEKEERPRRGLTRTQFFLIAFISSFAYYVFPGYLFQMLTSLSWLCWIFPTSILAQQLGSGLNGLGIGAMGLDWSTISSYLGSPLASPWFATANVAAGFVLVMYALTPLAYWLDLYKAKTFPIFSDELFNAQGQVYDITAIIDSNFHLDIAAYEREGTLYLSTFFAMTYGIGFAALTATITHVCLFHGREIWEQSKSSFKEKKMDIHTRLMSKYNQVPEWWFWCILVANIALTIFVCEYYNEQLQLPWWGVLLACLIAIFFTLPIGIITAITNQSPGLNIITEYIIGYIYPGYPVANMCFKVYGYISMSQAITFLQDFKLGHYMKIPPRTMFMAQVVGTLIAAFVYLGTAWWLLETIPDICETTSSQSVWTCPSDRVFYDASVIWGLIGPRRIFGDLGTYAMVNWFFLGGAIAPLLVWLAARAFPNQHWIKLINMPVLIGATGSMPPATAVNYTTWIIVGFLSGYVWYRYRPESWRRFNYVLSGALDAGLAFMGVLLYMALGLEDITLSWWGNDLDGCPYATCPTAKGIVVEGCPVIS encoded by the exons ATGGAAGAATCATCAGCAGATGAGATTCGGGCTCCTCTCATAA TCTCGAAAGATGAAGACATTAATGATGATGATGTTTATGCACTATCGAGCTCCAAATCTAATGAGGTCCACCATGTATAcgacgaagaagaagaagaagaaaattcgcCAATCCCGCAGGTGGCACTTACGGTACCAACCACAGACGACCCTTCTCTTCCGGTCCTCACCTTCAGAATGTGGGTGCTGGGGACGCTCTCCTGCATCTTGCTGTCCTTTCTGAACCAGTTCTTCTGGTACAGAACCGAACCCTTGACCATCACAGCCATCTCGGCTCAGATAGCCGTAGTCCCTCTGGGCCAGCTCATGGCTGCCAGGCTCCCCAAAGGGGCCTTCTTCAAAGGGAGCCGCTGGGAATTCTCGCTGAATCCGGGGCCATTCAATGTAAAAGAACACGTGTTGATAACCATATTCGCAAACTCTGGTGCGGGCACCGTTTATGCTATTCACATAGTCACTGTTGTCAAGGCTTTCTATAAACGGCACATCACCTTCTTTGTGTCCTTGATTGTTGTTTTAACAACTCAG GTGTTGGGGTTTGGATGGGCTGGTATTTTCAGAAGGTATTTGGTGGAGCCGGCGGCCATGTGGTGGCCAGCCAATCTAGTCCAAGTCTCCTTGTTCAG GGCTctccatgagaaggaagaaaggcCCAGAAGGGGTCTAACGCGAACCCAATTCTTTCTAATTGCCTTCATTTCCAGCTTTGCTTACTATGTATTTCCAGGCTACCTTTTCCAAATGCTAACCTCCCTTTCATGGCTGTGTTGGATCTTTCCTACATCAATCCTAGCCCAGCAGCTGGGTTCCGGCCTGAATGGGCTGGGAATTGGGGCCATGGGGCTTGACTGGTCCACAATCTCATCCTATCTAGGAAGCCCATTGGCAAGCCCATGGTTTGCCACGGCCAATGTTGCTGCAGGATTTGTGCTGGTCATGTATGCGCTGACTCCTCTAGCCTACTGGCTCGACCTTTACAAAGCCAAGACTTTCCCCATATTCTCCGATGAGCTCTTCAATGCCCAAGGCCAAGTTTACGACATCACCGCCATTATTGACTCTAACTTTCACCTGGATATTGCGGCATATGAGCGAGAGGGAACCCTTTATCTCAGCACATTTTTTGCAATGACTTACGGCATTGGCTTTGCCGCTCTCACTGCTACCATTACGCACGTTTGTCTTTTCCATGGCAG AGAAATATGGGAGCAGAGCAAATCGAGTttcaaagagaagaaaatggacATACACACAAGGCTCATGAGCAAGTACAATCAAGTACCCGAGTGGtggttttggtgcattttggtcgCAAACATTGCGCTTACAATTTTTGTTTGTGAATATTACAACGAGCAACTTCAGTTGCCATGGTGGGGCGTCCTACTAGCTTGTTTAATCGCCATTTTCTTCACTCTGCCTATTGGCATAATCACTGCCATCACTAACCAG TCACCGGGGTTGAACATCATCACCGAATATATCATCGGCTACATATATCCGGGATATCCCGTGGCAAACATGTGCTTCAAGGTGTATGGATACATTAGCATGTCTCAGGCCATAACTTTCTTGCAAGATTTCAAGCTCGGCCATTACATGAAAATTCCTCCCAGAACAATGTTTATGGCGCAG GTTGTTGGAACTCTAATAGCGGCTTTTGTGTATTTGGGCACGGCATGGTGGTTGCTGGAGACCATCCCGGACATATGCGAGACAACATCTTCTCAATCAGTATGGACCTGTCCAAGTGATCGTGTATTTTATGATGCATCAGTAATCTGGGGACTCATCGGCCCACGTAgaatttttggagatttggGAACGTACGCAATGGTGAATTGGTTCTTCCTTGGGGGAGCAATTGCTCCTCTTCTTGTGTGGTTGGCTGCTAGGGCCTTCCCCAATCAACATTGGATTAAACTTATAAACATGCCAGTATTGATTGGAGCCACCGGAAGCATGCCACCGGCAACTGCAGTTAACTACACCACCTGGATTATAGTTGGGTTCTTATCAGGCTATGTATGGTACAGATATAGGCCAGAGTCTTGGCGACGCTTCAATTACGTACTCTCTGGTGCATTAGATGCAGGTTTGGCCTTTATGGGGGTTCTGCTGTATATGGCACTGGGATTGGAAGACATCACTCTCAGTTGGTGGGGAAATGACCTTGATGGTTGTCCTTACGCCACTTGCCCAACCGCTAAAGGGATAGTGGTTGAGGGCTGTCCAGTGATCTCCTAG